The Phalacrocorax carbo chromosome 28, bPhaCar2.1, whole genome shotgun sequence genome segment gtgctggaggagggggagcagggcagctcagtgcagccccccaggaccccccgcTGGGGTTGGGGGGTAGCCCTCTGCCCCTTTTCCCCTCTCACCTGCTTCCTGCGGCGGGCATCAATTTGGCGGAAGTAGGTGGTGATGTAGAGGTTGTCAAAGCAGATGTCCTGGCAGTACCGCTTGGTGTAGGAGAAAGCCCTGGCAAGAATGGGGGTCCAGGAGGGGCTGAGGGACCAGCTGCATCACCCCAGGACTCCCCCTTGTCTttgtgcccccaccccccagctgtTGTCAAAGGAGGCCCCCACCCCTCCGTGCCCTGTGGctctctgcctcccctccctcatCCCAGGGCTCACGAGATGAAGACAAGGAGGAAggtgcaggagagcagcaggcGGAAGAAGGACATGGCCTGGCCCAGGTGGGACTTGTGCTGCCGCAGGTGCGAGGTCACCTCCTCCATCAGCTGCTGCACCGACATGTTGGTGCCCAGCAGCATCTCGCGGTGCTTCTCCTGTGGCAGAGGAGCCATGGGTCCAGGCAGGACCCAGCCCTcaccctggccctgggcagaggGGTCAGGCACCCACCTGGAAGACAACACTGGCGCTGAAGTCCTGGCTGAGGCTGCTGACAGAGTTGTTCACCAGGTCGTAAGTCTGCCCAAAGTTGCCCTCCACAGGGATCCTGTCCTGGCACCAGTGGTGTATGACTGCAGGGACGGGGCAGGGACAGTGCAGGCAGAGCCGGGACCCCCGGGCATcgccctggcacaggctgcggTTGCCACCCTGGGGGCTGcaaggagcagagctggagccaCCCCACCGAGGGAAGGTGAGCGGGTGCCACGTGTCACTCACCCTTGACAATGTGGCAGAGGAATTTGAACTTcatgggcaggcagaggaggtggTTGATGAGGGGCACGACCACTTTTGCCATGCAATCCTTGTGCTTGGTGTTGAACCAGTCCCGGCAGCGCTGCATGCCCAGCTCGATCACATCTACGGGGGCAGGAGCCCTCAGCTGcccacaccccccagcccctctggccTGGACACTATCTAGGGTGCCCTGCAAGGCCAGCacagggggctgcagcagccccatccCCTGGCTGAGAGCTGCCTGCACTGCGTGCcgccagcctcctgcccaccccactCACAGGTGCAGCGCAGTTTGGTCTTCATCTCGTACATCTGCTGGGTGCTGGAGGCCATCTCGGGGTCCAGGTCCTGCAGCAGGTTGTACCCCTCCTTGCTGGCCACCTCCTCGTTCAGCCCCATGAAAGCACGTGTGATGTTCTGTGTCTCGGCACTCAGCGTCTGCCCGCTCCGCTgccggggggggacacacacaggCTCGGCCTCACTCCACCCCTGGGCCCCCACTGCCCGTCCCAGCCCCCTGTCTCACCGCCATGTCCTCCACCACCCTGTGCAGGGGGGCCGTCGACACCTGCCAGAGGTGGCGGCTGTGGTTGACCTGCAGCTCCGCCACGCAGCCCAGCGAGCGCGTCACCTCCTCCAGGTTGTGCCAGGTGTTGGCCACGGGCCCTGGCACCGGCAGGGACGGCTCAGACCCCACCAGCCCTTGGGACCCCACTGGGGGGGACAGGGATGCAGGGGGACCCTACCATTGTAGATGGCGACGAGAACGAAGGAGAGGACGTAGACCCGACCTTCCTTGCCCAGGAATTTGGGGGCCATGAGCAGGCTGGCACAGCGAAAGTAGGGGGACATGGCCCAGCCCAAGGCAGTCACCCCTGTGGGGAGCAGAGAGCTGTCCCCGTGGTCCCGCAGAGACACCCCGGGGCTCCCAATGGCCCCTACcaccccagtcccctcccagtcccaTCCTCACCAGCCAGCCCGTAACAGAGCTGCACCTTGCGTGTCTCCGTGATGCTCATGGGGACAATGAGGAGCTCGCAGAGCCCTGGAACACCCGCAAATGTGCCCTGAGACCCTGGTGCCACCAGCCCCCTGCTGTGCCCAGCACCAGGGCACACTCACCGAGGCCAAGGAGGGTCCCGACGCCAGCGCCCAGGAAGAACTTGCTGCTGCGGTACTGGTCTGGCCGGCTCCAGAGGAACCGGCTGCacggggcaggcagcagcgaGACCACCGCTCGCTTCAGGGCTGGGCGGGGAGGATGTGtcagccctgccctctcccacTGCCCACGGGCAGCCCGGGCCAGGAGCGGGGTGGGACAGGATCTCACTTGTGTTGGGTGGTTTCTGCCTCCTGCATGCCTCTGTCCCAGTCAAGTGCTCTTGCCCAGGGTCCGCCACTGGCTCCATGGCTCTGTGCCTTGTCCTGGCGACAGTGGGATGTTCCCCTGGAATGAACACCCGTGGGATGCTCCCCCGGAACCAGCGCATTGTGAGCTGACCATTCCGCCTGCTCTATCCCTGTGCCCAGAGCCTCAGAGAGCACCAGGAGCCTGGGAGAGCTCAGCCCAGCATGGGGCTGGTCTTGTGGCTGCGCAGAGCCCTGCAGGGGCTGAGGGACCGGGGGAAGAGCCCAGCATCGCAGTCTGGAGCCAGGTGGCCCCAGAAGAAGccccagctggaggaggagagcaagGCGTGGGAATTGGCCCGCAGCACTGGTGGCTTCGCACTGGGCCTGACCCTGGCCAGCATGTACGGGGCTCTGGTGCTGCTGGCGCAGGGCCACAACGTCTGGTACTGCCTGGTCAGCACCATCAGCCTGGGTGTGGGGTTGGGGCTGGGCATGGCCTTCTCTGTCAAGGTGCGGATCACCGTGCTGCTGTCACTGCCCCACATCTTCACCAGTAAGCAGTTGTCGGTCCTGCCACCAGAAGCCAGGGGGGTGCCGGAGGGGTGTCATGTCCCTGCTgagccccaggacccccctgtccctgcaggggaggggaagatgCTGATGCTGATGCTGGCACTGGGCATGGCCATGCAAGGGCCTTGCACCAACATCCTGCACAACTTCTCCCGGGCCGCCGAGTCGCTGTCGTGCGGGGCCGAGCTCGCCCTCAACCAGACGGCCGAGCGGCTGCAACGCGCCCAGGAGCCGCTGCTGAGTgagaggaggggctgggggggataCGGTGGGATGGGAGGATCCCTTCCCAGTGGGAGTCCCAGCAGCGCCGGCCGGCCCTGGGCTGCCCTCACCCCTCAGGGTGTGGTCAGGGGTCCCCTGTCTCTGCAGACGTGCTGTCCAAAATCAAGGAGATCGCCCAGAAAGCCAAGGTGGTGGGTGATCACGTCCGCAAGTTTTTCCGCTCCCTCATGGACTCTGTCAGCCACGTTGGTGAGCCGGGTCCCCAAGGGTCtccctggctccagcaccccctccagcctgctttcggtctgtccctgtccccatcaccCAGTGCCTGTCCCCCAATGCCTGCTCCCTGCATGCAGCCCGAGTCCTGCACAACGTCTG includes the following:
- the DCST1 gene encoding E3 ubiquitin-protein ligase DCST1 is translated as MEPVADPGQEHLTGTEACRRQKPPNTTLKRAVVSLLPAPCSRFLWSRPDQYRSSKFFLGAGVGTLLGLGLCELLIVPMSITETRKVQLCYGLAGAIGSPGVSLRDHGDSSLLPTGVTALGWAMSPYFRCASLLMAPKFLGKEGRVYVLSFVLVAIYNGPVANTWHNLEEVTRSLGCVAELQVNHSRHLWQVSTAPLHRVVEDMARSGQTLSAETQNITRAFMGLNEEVASKEGYNLLQDLDPEMASSTQQMYEMKTKLRCTYVIELGMQRCRDWFNTKHKDCMAKVVVPLINHLLCLPMKFKFLCHIVKVIHHWCQDRIPVEGNFGQTYDLVNNSVSSLSQDFSASVVFQEKHREMLLGTNMSVQQLMEEVTSHLRQHKSHLGQAMSFFRLLLSCTFLLVFISAFSYTKRYCQDICFDNLYITTYFRQIDARRRKQHKRTLLPLRRVEVSTVIFPCRLSIQQPELQNMVRELLECIPPLLLLLLACSLDHVLFTMLSIIQQHSFVQYSFHSSHHLAVHVTGKSLMARLLRSTIGALNTSSDTQLETSNFACLPQPRGMTRQQYMGSCLPLAVLALLCLAQVYTYRLRRAIAAFYFPKREKSRVLYLYNKLLQQRKSFIHRQRKRIAQRARQHPALGTSLLEWCCRCCPCLRRWMRRSCTVCGTPESPRVRVCPVPTCGAPYCGLCWREAGGVCLACTPGDCGLSQDSSEEDMGYAA